From Cellulophaga lytica DSM 7489, a single genomic window includes:
- a CDS encoding M42 family metallopeptidase, protein MSAKKIITEKSLDFFERYLNNASPTGYEWEGQKIWMDYLKPYVDTFITDTYGTAVGVINPDAKYKVVIEGHSDEISWYVNYISDNGLLYVIRNGGSDHQIAPSKWVNIHTKNGIVEGVFGWPAIHTRNKSKEEAPKLDNICIDIGAKDKAEVEKMGVHVGCVITYPDTFKVLNGNKFVCRAIDNRAGGFMIAEVARLLHENNVKLPFGLYITNSVQEEIGLRGAEMITQTIKPNVAIVTDVCHDTTTPMIEQKVQGFTEIGSGPVISYAPAVQNKLRERIIETAEAKEIPFQRMAASRSTGTDTDAFAYSNGGVASALISLPLRYMHTTVETVHRDDVENVIRLIYETLLNIKEGETFSYFD, encoded by the coding sequence ATGAGCGCAAAGAAAATTATTACTGAAAAATCTCTTGATTTTTTTGAACGATACTTAAATAATGCATCTCCTACAGGTTATGAATGGGAAGGTCAAAAAATTTGGATGGACTACCTAAAGCCTTATGTAGACACTTTTATTACGGACACCTACGGAACCGCTGTGGGCGTAATTAATCCAGATGCTAAATACAAGGTTGTTATTGAAGGACACTCTGATGAAATTTCTTGGTATGTAAATTACATATCTGACAATGGCTTACTATATGTTATAAGAAATGGTGGAAGTGACCACCAAATAGCACCATCTAAATGGGTTAACATACATACAAAAAACGGTATTGTTGAAGGTGTTTTTGGATGGCCAGCAATACATACAAGAAATAAAAGCAAAGAAGAAGCCCCTAAATTAGACAATATATGTATTGATATAGGCGCAAAAGATAAAGCTGAAGTTGAGAAAATGGGTGTACACGTAGGTTGTGTTATCACCTACCCAGACACTTTTAAAGTTTTAAACGGAAACAAATTTGTTTGTAGAGCTATAGATAATAGAGCTGGAGGCTTTATGATTGCAGAAGTTGCCAGACTATTACACGAGAACAATGTTAAATTACCCTTTGGCTTATACATTACAAACTCTGTACAAGAAGAAATTGGTTTGCGAGGCGCAGAAATGATTACACAAACTATTAAGCCTAATGTTGCAATAGTTACTGATGTTTGCCACGATACAACCACACCTATGATTGAGCAAAAAGTACAAGGATTTACCGAAATAGGCTCTGGACCTGTAATTTCTTATGCACCTGCTGTACAAAACAAACTTAGAGAGCGCATTATTGAAACTGCTGAAGCTAAAGAAATACCTTTTCAGCGTATGGCAGCATCTAGATCTACTGGTACGGACACAGATGCTTTTGCTTATAGTAATGGCGGAGTTGCCTCTGCATTGATTTCTTTACCTCTACGCTATATGCACACAACTGTAGAAACAGTACACAGAGATGACGTTGAAAACGTTATACGTTTAATATATGAAACACTTTTAAATATTAAAGAAGGAGAAACTTTTAGTTACTTTGATTAA
- the rpsR gene encoding 30S ribosomal protein S18: protein MMSAIEQQAKGKKDGEIRYLTPLNIETNKQKKYCRFKKSGIKYVDYKDPDFLIKLVNEQGKLLPRRLTGTSLKYQRKVAVAVKRARHLALMPYVGDLLK, encoded by the coding sequence ATTATGTCAGCTATTGAACAACAAGCAAAAGGAAAAAAAGACGGAGAAATTAGATATTTAACTCCGTTAAACATTGAGACTAACAAACAGAAAAAATACTGTAGATTTAAAAAATCAGGTATTAAGTATGTAGATTATAAAGATCCAGATTTCTTAATTAAGTTAGTTAATGAGCAAGGTAAATTACTTCCAAGAAGACTTACTGGAACTTCATTAAAGTATCAAAGAAAAGTGGCTGTTGCTGTAAAAAGAGCACGTCATTTAGCATTAATGCCATATGTTGGCGATTTATTAAAATAA
- the rplI gene encoding 50S ribosomal protein L9, producing the protein MELILKQDVQNLGFKDDVVEVKNGYGRNFLIPQGLAALATPSAKKVLAENLKQRAHKEKKIVDEANKTAEALKQLEIKIPAKVGVGTKLFGSISNIDLAAAIEKAGQSIDKKYISIKGGAVKRTGPYNAQIRLHREVIVEFPFEVVAEAK; encoded by the coding sequence ATGGAACTTATATTAAAACAAGACGTACAGAATTTAGGTTTTAAGGATGACGTAGTAGAAGTAAAAAACGGCTACGGAAGAAACTTTCTTATTCCTCAAGGATTAGCTGCTCTTGCTACACCGTCTGCAAAGAAGGTTTTAGCAGAGAACTTAAAGCAAAGAGCTCATAAAGAGAAGAAAATTGTTGATGAAGCTAACAAAACTGCAGAAGCATTAAAGCAATTAGAAATTAAAATACCTGCTAAAGTTGGTGTTGGAACTAAATTGTTTGGATCTATATCTAATATAGATTTAGCTGCAGCTATAGAAAAAGCTGGTCAGTCAATAGACAAAAAATACATTTCTATTAAAGGTGGTGCCGTTAAAAGAACTGGGCCTTACAACGCTCAGATTAGATTACACAGAGAGGTTATTGTAGAATTTCCTTTTGAAGTTGTAGCGGAAGCTAAATAA
- a CDS encoding SDR family NAD(P)-dependent oxidoreductase, which yields MSKNKGKVAIVTGATGGIGFEVAKRLGTDGYTVILNGIDDNAGAKRVAELSKEGITAEYIGFDVTKEELVTENIVKIGEKYGRIDVLVNNAGGLGGRSRFEEMTTEFYRFVMALNLDSVFFASRAAIPYLKKGEHPSIINYTSNAGWTAGGPGAGIYGTSKAGVHAITRALAKDLAEYGIRVNAVSPGTIDTPFHAQIKSTKPEVFASWANNIMLGRLGQPEDVAGVISFLASKDASFITAETIQIGGGQALGI from the coding sequence ATGAGCAAAAACAAAGGAAAAGTAGCAATAGTTACAGGTGCCACAGGTGGTATAGGTTTTGAAGTAGCAAAAAGATTAGGAACTGATGGCTACACAGTTATTTTAAATGGAATTGATGACAACGCTGGTGCTAAAAGGGTTGCAGAACTTTCTAAAGAAGGTATAACAGCAGAATATATAGGTTTTGATGTCACAAAAGAAGAACTAGTAACAGAAAATATTGTAAAAATTGGTGAAAAATACGGAAGAATAGACGTGCTTGTGAACAATGCAGGTGGTTTAGGTGGCAGATCTAGATTTGAGGAAATGACAACTGAATTTTACAGGTTTGTTATGGCATTAAATTTAGATTCAGTATTCTTTGCTTCTAGAGCAGCTATACCATACTTAAAAAAAGGAGAACATCCTTCAATAATTAATTACACTTCTAATGCTGGATGGACAGCAGGTGGACCAGGAGCTGGTATATACGGAACCTCTAAAGCTGGTGTTCACGCTATTACAAGAGCATTAGCTAAAGACTTGGCTGAATATGGCATAAGAGTTAATGCTGTATCACCAGGTACTATTGACACACCATTTCATGCGCAAATTAAATCTACTAAACCTGAAGTATTTGCTTCATGGGCAAATAATATTATGTTAGGAAGATTAGGTCAACCTGAAGATGTTGCTGGTGTAATCTCTTTCTTAGCAAGCAAAGATGCATCTTTCATTACTGCAGAAACAATTCAAATTGGTGGTGGTCAAGCATTAGGAATTTAA
- the rpsF gene encoding 30S ribosomal protein S6, whose protein sequence is MNHYETVFILNPVLSDVQIEETVKKFEDFLIKKGSKMVAKENWGLKKLAYPIQHKKSGFYHLFEFTAPGDVINGYELEFRRDERVMRFLTVKLDKHAISWAERRRTKLKTKA, encoded by the coding sequence ATGAATCATTACGAAACTGTTTTCATTCTGAATCCCGTTCTATCTGATGTACAGATAGAGGAAACAGTTAAGAAATTTGAGGATTTCTTAATTAAAAAAGGTTCCAAAATGGTTGCCAAAGAAAATTGGGGACTTAAAAAATTGGCCTATCCTATTCAACACAAAAAAAGTGGTTTTTACCATTTGTTTGAATTTACTGCACCTGGTGATGTAATCAATGGCTATGAGCTAGAATTTAGAAGAGATGAACGTGTTATGCGTTTCTTAACTGTAAAGCTAGACAAGCACGCTATTTCTTGGGCAGAGAGAAGAAGAACAAAATTAAAAACTAAAGCTTAA
- a CDS encoding LytR/AlgR family response regulator transcription factor, giving the protein MKLRCIIVDDSSMQRMAVAKLVNNHPNLAMVAEYSNAIEAKNGLKNNEVDLIFLDVEMPIINGFDLLESLENPPQVILITGKPDYALKAFDYDVTDYLHKPITMSRFDASVKRAVGKYEQMHRVQEDEEHIFAKSNLKKRKVILNDIKWIEALGDYIKLVTDEANIVILSTMKSFEKQLPEDKFLRIHKSYIVNLEKVEKFNSKNVEVDGRQIPLSRNKKTELAEALSNV; this is encoded by the coding sequence ATGAAACTAAGATGTATAATTGTAGATGATTCTTCTATGCAGCGTATGGCCGTTGCAAAGTTGGTTAACAATCATCCAAACCTAGCAATGGTTGCTGAGTACAGCAATGCTATTGAAGCCAAGAACGGACTTAAGAACAACGAAGTTGATCTTATTTTCCTAGACGTAGAAATGCCAATCATTAACGGATTTGACTTATTAGAGTCTTTAGAAAATCCGCCACAAGTTATACTTATAACTGGAAAACCTGATTACGCATTAAAAGCCTTTGATTATGACGTAACAGATTACTTACACAAACCAATTACAATGAGTAGGTTTGATGCCTCTGTAAAAAGAGCCGTAGGTAAATATGAGCAAATGCACAGAGTACAGGAAGACGAAGAACATATATTTGCAAAAAGCAACCTTAAAAAACGTAAGGTTATTTTAAATGATATTAAATGGATAGAAGCCTTAGGCGATTATATTAAACTTGTTACAGACGAGGCTAATATTGTAATTTTATCTACAATGAAATCTTTTGAAAAACAATTGCCAGAAGATAAGTTTTTAAGAATACACAAATCTTATATTGTAAACTTAGAAAAGGTTGAAAAATTTAATAGTAAAAATGTAGAAGTTGATGGAAGACAAATACCTTTAAGTAGAAATAAAAAGACCGAGCTTGCTGAAGCATTAAGTAACGTCTAA
- the hisS gene encoding histidine--tRNA ligase, whose product MAQKPSIPKGTRDFSPSEIAKRNYIFDIVKKHFQTFGFQPIETPSFENSQTLMGKYGDEGDRLIFKILNSGDYLNKVNDEVYQQKDSSLLTPKISEKALRYDLTVPFARYVVMHQNEIDFPFKRYQIQPVWRADRPQKGRFREFFQCDADVVGSDSLLQEIELVQLYDAVFTNLKLTGTTIKLNNRKILAGIAEVIGAKERLIDFTVALDKLDKIGVEGVTKEMLEKGISEAAIQKATPLFSLAGTNTEQLKVLAELLKDSEEGKKGVEELTFIIKAVEKLGLQSANLAIDVTLARGLNYYTGAIFEVAAPSGVKMGSIGGGGRYDDLTGIFGLKDVSGVGISFGLDRIYLVLEELNLFPEEINKSLEILCVNFGDNEAFAALELVTELRKNGVKADVYPSAVKMQKQMKYANKRNVPYVVLIGEQELLNGDFVVKNMEKGDQQTYKLSNVSEFIASL is encoded by the coding sequence ATGGCACAAAAACCATCAATACCAAAAGGGACAAGAGATTTTTCTCCGTCTGAAATAGCAAAAAGAAATTATATTTTTGACATTGTAAAAAAGCATTTTCAGACTTTTGGTTTTCAACCTATAGAAACACCTTCTTTTGAAAACTCACAAACTTTAATGGGTAAATATGGAGATGAGGGAGACCGACTTATTTTTAAGATTCTAAATTCCGGAGATTATTTAAATAAGGTTAATGATGAAGTATATCAACAAAAGGACTCTAGTTTATTAACGCCTAAAATCTCAGAAAAAGCATTACGTTATGATCTTACCGTGCCGTTTGCACGTTACGTAGTAATGCACCAGAATGAAATTGATTTTCCTTTTAAAAGATATCAAATTCAACCTGTGTGGAGAGCAGACAGACCACAAAAAGGTAGGTTTAGAGAATTTTTTCAGTGCGATGCCGATGTGGTTGGCTCAGATTCTTTATTGCAAGAAATAGAATTGGTGCAATTGTATGATGCAGTTTTTACAAATCTAAAGCTTACCGGGACAACAATTAAATTAAACAATCGTAAAATTCTTGCAGGTATAGCAGAGGTTATAGGTGCAAAAGAGCGCTTAATAGATTTTACTGTTGCCTTAGATAAGTTAGATAAAATTGGAGTAGAGGGAGTAACTAAAGAAATGCTAGAAAAAGGAATTTCTGAAGCCGCAATACAAAAAGCAACGCCTCTATTTTCGTTGGCTGGTACTAATACAGAGCAATTGAAAGTTTTAGCAGAATTGCTTAAAGACTCAGAAGAGGGGAAAAAAGGAGTAGAGGAGCTTACTTTTATTATAAAAGCTGTAGAAAAATTAGGATTACAATCTGCTAATTTAGCTATAGATGTTACTTTGGCACGTGGGTTAAATTATTATACAGGTGCTATTTTTGAGGTTGCTGCACCAAGCGGAGTAAAAATGGGTTCTATTGGCGGCGGTGGACGTTATGATGATTTAACAGGGATTTTTGGATTAAAAGATGTTAGTGGTGTAGGTATCTCTTTTGGGTTAGATAGAATTTATTTAGTGCTAGAAGAATTGAATCTTTTTCCTGAAGAAATAAATAAATCATTGGAAATACTTTGTGTTAATTTTGGAGATAATGAAGCTTTTGCGGCTTTAGAATTGGTTACAGAGTTACGTAAAAACGGAGTAAAAGCAGATGTGTATCCTTCAGCTGTAAAAATGCAAAAACAAATGAAATATGCTAATAAGCGCAATGTTCCTTATGTTGTTTTAATAGGGGAACAAGAGTTGCTTAATGGCGATTTTGTTGTGAAAAATATGGAAAAAGGAGATCAGCAAACTTATAAGTTGTCAAATGTATCAGAATTTATAGCCTCGTTATAA
- a CDS encoding NUDIX hydrolase: MDELVDILDFKGKKTGKTALKSETHKNGWFHQTTHIWFYTKKKEILLQQRSKNKDIFPLLWDVSVAGHIGAGEDIINSALREIEEEIGITIQKTDLQKIGCFKSIQKHTDYLIDCEFHHTFICKLKTDLNSLTKQDNEVEDLELKLISDFKIELSNIETKKLYVPHSKKYYNTVLAAIEKVF; the protein is encoded by the coding sequence ATGGATGAGCTTGTAGATATTTTAGATTTTAAAGGAAAAAAAACAGGCAAAACCGCTTTAAAATCTGAAACTCATAAAAACGGTTGGTTTCACCAAACAACACATATTTGGTTTTACACTAAAAAAAAAGAAATTCTACTTCAACAACGTTCAAAAAACAAAGATATATTTCCTTTATTATGGGATGTTTCTGTTGCCGGACATATTGGAGCAGGAGAAGACATCATTAATTCTGCTTTAAGAGAAATTGAAGAAGAAATTGGAATTACCATACAAAAAACAGATTTACAAAAAATTGGATGCTTTAAATCTATCCAAAAACATACGGATTACTTAATTGACTGTGAATTTCATCATACATTTATATGTAAATTAAAAACAGATTTAAATTCTCTAACAAAACAAGATAATGAAGTTGAAGACTTAGAGCTTAAACTTATTTCTGATTTTAAAATAGAATTAAGCAATATTGAAACGAAGAAACTTTATGTTCCACACAGTAAAAAGTATTACAATACCGTTTTAGCAGCAATAGAAAAAGTTTTCTAA
- a CDS encoding DUF4294 domain-containing protein, with the protein MKSIANISFIIFILIYGSVSAQVEEVKDSVDVELYKIEGDSVYDTSITLNEVYVFAPLKFATKEEKLRYYILRRKTLKVYPYAKMAAEKLVVLNDSLKKIKKKSKKRKYTRQVHKEIEDQFSERLKKLTRTEGQILIKLINRQTGDTAFGLVKELRNGWRAFWYNTSAKFFKISIKAEYHPESVHEDYLIEDILQRAFAKGRLKEQPTVLNYNYTTLTNKWITKKKK; encoded by the coding sequence ATGAAAAGTATAGCAAACATATCATTTATAATATTTATTCTTATTTATGGCTCTGTGTCAGCACAAGTAGAGGAGGTAAAAGACTCTGTAGATGTTGAGTTGTATAAGATAGAGGGAGATTCTGTTTATGATACATCCATAACTTTAAATGAAGTGTATGTATTTGCTCCATTAAAATTTGCTACCAAAGAAGAAAAATTACGCTACTATATATTAAGGAGAAAAACATTAAAGGTATATCCTTATGCAAAAATGGCGGCAGAAAAGCTAGTTGTATTAAATGATAGTTTAAAAAAAATTAAAAAGAAATCAAAAAAACGAAAGTACACCAGGCAAGTTCATAAAGAAATTGAAGATCAGTTTTCAGAAAGATTAAAAAAATTAACCCGTACAGAAGGCCAAATACTTATAAAACTAATAAATAGGCAAACCGGAGATACAGCTTTTGGACTAGTAAAGGAGTTAAGAAATGGTTGGCGTGCCTTTTGGTACAACACATCTGCAAAGTTTTTTAAAATTAGCATTAAGGCAGAATATCATCCAGAAAGTGTACATGAGGACTATTTAATAGAGGATATTTTGCAGCGTGCCTTTGCTAAAGGAAGGTTAAAAGAGCAACCAACTGTTTTAAATTACAATTATACTACACTGACTAACAAGTGGATAACTAAAAAAAAGAAGTGA
- a CDS encoding DUF6495 family protein has protein sequence MKYARLTKQQLEELQPEFVNFLASQTITAEEWETIKKEKPDVAEEELDVFSDLIWEGVLTKVEYLENVSAQQMHLFHLEEKEMKLLSVKVMNPDVDLTTSVGFAWFKKNWQSDFVEYLTASKIYTEDKNLDKFNLIKQGAVITKGDLYKWFDNVIS, from the coding sequence ATGAAATATGCAAGACTAACAAAACAACAGCTAGAAGAGTTACAACCAGAGTTTGTAAACTTTTTAGCATCACAAACAATTACTGCAGAAGAATGGGAAACCATAAAAAAGGAAAAACCAGATGTGGCAGAAGAAGAGTTAGATGTTTTTAGTGATTTAATTTGGGAAGGTGTATTAACTAAAGTTGAGTATTTAGAAAATGTATCTGCCCAGCAAATGCATTTGTTTCATTTAGAAGAAAAAGAAATGAAATTGCTTTCTGTTAAAGTAATGAATCCAGATGTAGACTTAACAACAAGTGTTGGGTTTGCTTGGTTTAAGAAAAACTGGCAGTCAGATTTTGTGGAGTATTTAACGGCGTCTAAAATTTATACAGAAGATAAAAATTTAGATAAATTTAATTTAATTAAGCAAGGAGCAGTTATTACTAAAGGAGATTTATACAAGTGGTTTGATAATGTAATTAGCTAA
- a CDS encoding TonB-dependent receptor encodes MKNYLFFCLSFLFVSLSVNAQVTTSNIKGLVVDDQAAPLMGANVIAVHTPTGTKYGGITNDEGRYNLLNMRVGGPYVITVSYVGFENQVKNDVYLTLGKTFNFNVTLTESSQMLDEIILVQDQSGTFGSGRTGAETSVGSRELTKLPTISRSASDFTRLEPTASGDSFGGRNDQFNNFSLDGAIFNNPFGLDSPTPGGQTGSQPISLDAIEQIQVSTAPYDVTLSGFTGASVNAVTKSGTNEFHGTVYGFFRNEDLTGGKVKGEDVIKPKLTQNQYGVSIGGPIVKNKLFFFANFEKEERDDLGTNGWIPNTGSGNIGESRVLESDLMAVQSALAGIGYDTGRYEGFTYGGESTKGIFKLDWNINDNNRLAVIYNFLNSSKEKPAHPTAIRQRGPNFTTLQFENSGYEINNNLKSFQIELNSTLSETMTNKLQVGYSHFDDFRDALSSPIPAMTIQDGNGSNYIVVGHEPFSINNTLDQKVFQFSNNTNIFKGDHTYTIGFSFEKFDFKNSFNLGAYGYADDRGYVGAFGAFGSLADFQTAIDNGLISDAITNAEGINAANNANDTWSLAETSVGQMAFYVQDEWNATEDFKLTYGVRFDKPLFFDTADKIRENIARKGTYVPSIPYYNPETGEEVFIDSEKLPSNQWLISPRVGFNWDAKGDNSLQVRGGTGLFTGRLPFVWLGNQVQGVDVFYYQTVDPDFKFPQVWRTNLGLDKKFENGVIGTLDVSYTKDLNAAHVQNWGLREPTGTLVGPGGDRPVYLPGDTGNNAYVFTNSDKGRVFNVSLKGQKTFDNGLYAMAAYSYLNAQDVNSIEAEITGDAFEFNPNAGNANSDVLSHSKYGDTHRFIGVLSKNFEYGQGKWNTTISTFFEYAKGARYNYTYAGDINGDGSGQNNDLLYIPTSSELSQMQFSGAGQAEAFEAYIQQDDYLKDNRGEFMERYGALAPWRGRWDLKFLQDYKFANNNKIQFSIDVLNVGNLISSDWGIVRQPNNISPVGVSFPDANPDPNIYEADRTQAPTYTFDPSLTNTNGYDASLLSRWQAQFGLRFIF; translated from the coding sequence ATGAAAAACTATTTATTTTTTTGCTTATCGTTTTTGTTTGTTTCCCTTTCGGTTAATGCCCAGGTAACAACCTCAAACATTAAAGGTTTAGTGGTAGACGATCAAGCGGCACCTCTTATGGGGGCAAATGTTATTGCTGTACATACCCCAACGGGTACTAAATACGGTGGTATAACTAATGACGAAGGTAGGTATAACCTACTTAATATGAGGGTTGGTGGCCCTTATGTAATTACTGTTTCTTACGTAGGTTTTGAAAATCAAGTTAAAAATGATGTTTACTTAACACTGGGGAAAACTTTTAATTTTAACGTTACACTTACTGAGTCTAGTCAAATGCTAGATGAAATTATTTTAGTGCAAGACCAAAGTGGTACTTTTGGTAGTGGGCGTACAGGAGCAGAAACAAGTGTTGGTAGTAGAGAACTTACTAAATTACCAACAATTTCTAGATCAGCTTCAGATTTTACTAGATTAGAGCCAACAGCAAGTGGCGATTCTTTTGGAGGTCGTAATGATCAGTTTAATAATTTCTCTTTAGATGGTGCAATTTTTAATAATCCTTTTGGTTTAGATTCTCCAACACCAGGTGGGCAAACAGGCTCACAGCCAATTTCTTTAGATGCTATAGAGCAAATACAAGTAAGTACTGCTCCTTATGATGTTACTTTGTCTGGTTTTACTGGAGCTTCTGTTAATGCTGTTACAAAAAGTGGTACTAATGAATTTCATGGTACTGTTTATGGCTTTTTTAGAAATGAAGATTTAACAGGTGGTAAAGTTAAAGGTGAAGATGTAATTAAGCCTAAATTAACGCAAAACCAATATGGTGTAAGTATTGGTGGGCCAATTGTTAAAAATAAATTATTCTTCTTTGCTAATTTTGAAAAAGAAGAAAGAGATGATTTAGGTACAAACGGATGGATTCCTAATACTGGTTCTGGTAATATTGGTGAGTCTAGAGTTTTAGAGAGCGATTTAATGGCAGTGCAGTCTGCCCTAGCAGGTATTGGTTATGACACTGGTCGTTATGAAGGGTTTACTTATGGTGGCGAGTCTACTAAAGGTATCTTTAAGTTAGATTGGAATATTAATGACAATAACAGATTAGCTGTTATTTACAACTTTTTAAATTCTTCTAAAGAAAAGCCAGCTCACCCTACAGCTATTAGACAAAGAGGACCAAATTTTACAACTTTACAGTTTGAGAATTCTGGTTATGAAATTAATAACAACTTAAAGTCTTTTCAGATAGAATTAAATTCTACATTGTCTGAAACTATGACAAATAAATTGCAAGTAGGGTATTCTCATTTTGATGATTTTAGAGATGCTTTATCTTCTCCAATTCCTGCAATGACTATTCAAGATGGTAATGGGTCTAACTATATTGTAGTAGGTCATGAGCCTTTTTCAATTAATAATACATTAGATCAAAAGGTTTTTCAGTTTTCAAACAATACAAATATATTTAAAGGAGATCATACGTATACTATAGGTTTTTCTTTTGAGAAATTCGATTTTAAAAACTCATTTAATCTTGGAGCATATGGTTATGCTGATGATAGAGGTTATGTAGGTGCTTTTGGTGCATTTGGTAGTTTAGCAGATTTTCAAACAGCAATAGATAATGGATTAATTTCTGATGCTATTACAAATGCTGAAGGTATTAATGCAGCAAACAATGCTAATGATACTTGGAGCTTGGCAGAAACTAGTGTAGGTCAAATGGCATTTTATGTGCAAGATGAGTGGAATGCTACTGAAGATTTTAAATTGACTTACGGAGTTCGTTTTGATAAGCCTTTATTTTTTGATACAGCAGATAAAATACGTGAAAATATAGCAAGAAAAGGTACATATGTGCCAAGTATACCTTACTACAATCCAGAGACAGGAGAAGAGGTGTTTATAGATTCTGAAAAATTACCAAGTAACCAATGGTTAATTTCTCCAAGAGTTGGTTTTAATTGGGATGCTAAAGGAGATAATTCTTTACAAGTACGTGGTGGTACTGGTTTATTTACTGGTAGATTGCCATTTGTATGGTTGGGTAACCAAGTGCAAGGTGTAGATGTTTTTTACTACCAAACTGTAGATCCAGATTTTAAATTTCCACAGGTTTGGAGAACTAATTTAGGTTTAGATAAAAAGTTTGAAAATGGTGTTATTGGTACTTTAGATGTTTCTTATACTAAAGATTTAAACGCTGCTCATGTTCAAAACTGGGGATTAAGAGAGCCAACAGGTACGTTAGTTGGTCCTGGTGGAGATAGACCTGTTTATTTACCTGGTGATACAGGTAATAATGCATATGTATTTACAAATTCTGATAAAGGTAGAGTGTTTAATGTTTCGTTAAAGGGGCAAAAAACGTTTGATAATGGTTTGTATGCAATGGCTGCTTATAGTTATTTAAATGCGCAAGATGTAAACTCTATTGAAGCAGAAATTACAGGTGATGCTTTTGAGTTTAATCCTAATGCAGGTAATGCTAACTCAGATGTGTTAAGTCATTCTAAATATGGAGATACACACCGTTTTATTGGTGTTCTTTCTAAGAATTTTGAGTACGGACAAGGAAAATGGAATACAACAATTTCTACTTTCTTTGAGTATGCTAAAGGGGCAAGATATAACTATACGTATGCAGGTGATATTAATGGTGATGGTTCTGGTCAAAATAACGATTTATTATATATTCCTACTTCATCAGAGCTTAGTCAAATGCAATTTTCTGGTGCAGGACAAGCAGAAGCTTTTGAAGCGTATATTCAGCAAGATGATTACTTAAAAGATAACAGGGGAGAATTTATGGAGCGCTATGGTGCTTTAGCTCCTTGGAGAGGTCGTTGGGATCTTAAATTTTTGCAAGACTATAAATTTGCTAACAATAACAAAATACAGTTTAGTATAGATGTGCTTAATGTTGGTAACTTAATTAGTTCTGATTGGGGTATTGTACGTCAGCCAAATAATATTAGTCCGGTTGGAGTTAGTTTTCCAGATGCTAACCCAGATCCTAATATTTATGAAGCAGACCGCACACAAGCACCAACATATACTTTTGATCCTAGTTTAACAAATACTAATGGATATGATGCTAGTTTGTTGTCTAGATGGCAAGCACAATTTGGATTGCGCTTTATTTTTTAG